The following DNA comes from Halalkaliarchaeum sp. AArc-CO.
CCCGGTGTTCGGCCAGGCGATCGGGGACAGCGACGAACTCATCACGACGACGGCGGTCGAACCGGGGAGCACGCTCGCGGGGGAGACCCTCGGCGGAGTCGAACTGGAAGAGGCGACCGGGGTGGCGATCATGGCGATCCACCGGGGAAACAACTGGATCCTGGCACCGACCGGCGAGACGCAGCTTTTCGCCGACGACGTGCTCATCGCCCGCGGGCCCGAAGACGGCGCAAACACCGTTCGCGAGTGGGCCCGAGAGTGAACGCTGGCGGAGCCCGGGAGCGGTCCTTCGGGGGACGTAGCGCCGGTGGGTTTGATATGTCCCCGCCGGGAACGAGCATCTAATGCCGGAAATACGGATCACTGAGCCTCAGGAACTGCGGTTCGACTCGCTACGGGAAGAACTCGAGGAGGCGCACGTCGACCAGTACGGAACGGTCCGGGACTGTGACGTCGTCTCGTACCTGTTGGATCTCGCCGACGCGGTCGAGGACCCCGATCGGGCGGCCGCGGCTGGAACGCAGATCGACGGCGACGAAGCAGAGATCGAACAACCGGAGGACGCCGAAGAATCGGACACTGAAACGGACGCGGAAGCGACAGACGACGGCGTAGAAGAAGATGACGGCGATAACAACGACGGCGACGACGAATCGCGGCTGAACGCGATGATGAGCCTGCTGGACACCCACGAGGACAAGTGGCGGGAAGGCGACGGGGAGGCGCGATACGAAGTCGATCTGCCTGACGGGGAGACGGCGACTGCCCAGACCAAAGACGACGTGCGCGCGCTGCTTTTCAAGAACTACTGACGGATGAGTGTCCTCGATACGATCCGGTCGTGGGTCCGATCCCTGTTCGGCGGCGAGTCACCCGAGCCTGCAGACGGGGAGTCGGCGGAGACGACGGATCCGGAATCCGAACGCGAACCGGGGCTCGATCCCGACGGCGTCACTGAAGTACGAGTCGAGCGCGACGACGATCCGATCGATCGGCTCCGGGAAGTGAAGCAACAACGTGCCGAAGAATCCGCCGAAGGCGATCATGGCGACCGAGAGCAAGACGAACCCGATCGGGACGAAGACGGTTCGGGCGAAGGCGACCTGGACGCCCCGTAGACGTTTTTAAGTGGATTTCTCAGGGATTCTGCCGTTCCAGTCCCTCAGATCCCGCGTTTCGAGAGCTCGAGAACGCTCCCCGCGAGCACGTCGATCCCGATCTGGATCGACTCCTCGTCGACGTCGAACCTGCTCGTGTGGTGGCCGCCCGGGTGGTCGGTACCGACGCCGACGTACGTCGCGTAGCCGCCGTTGTCCTGGACGCGTTGCATGAGGTAGGTCGCGTCCTCGCTGCCGCCGAGCTCGTCGCGCTCCAGCAGGTTCGTCACTCCCGAAACGTCCCGGGCGATCTCGGCGACGACGTCGACCAGCTCCTGATCGCTTTCGGCGCTGGGCGCCTCGCCGCGGGTCTCGACGTCGACCTCGCACTCGTGCATGGTTGCGGCGCTTTCGAGTACGCGTTCTGCCTTCTCGTAGGCGTAGTCGGCGAGGTCAGTTGTTTCGCCCCGCACCTCTCCTTCGATAAACGACTCCTCGGGGATGATGTTCGTGGCGGTGCCGCCGCCGACGATCCCGGCGTTCACCCGCGTCGCGCCGTCGGCGTGCCGCGGGATCGCATACAGGTTCTGGACCGCGGTCGCCAGCGCCTGGACGGTGTTTTTCCCCTGTTCGGGGTGACCGCCGGCGTGGGACGGCTCCCCCGAAAACTCCGCGAAGAAATGCCTGACAGCCAGGAAGCCGTCGATACCAGCGATCACCTCGCCCGTGGGATGATCCAGTCCGATGTGGACGGCAAGCAGGTAGTCGACGTCGTCGAGGTGACCGGACTCGGCCATCGGTTTCCCGCCGACGATCAGCTCCTCGCCCGGCTGGAAGAACACCTTCAGTGTACCCGAGAAATCGGATGCGAGGATCTCGTCGATCACGCCGAGCCCGAACGTCGCGTGGGCGTCGTGGCCGCAGGCGTGCATGTAGCCGTCGTGTTTCGACCGGAACCCCTCGTCTGCAGGGACGTGACCCGCCTCGCCCGACTCTGCGATCGGGAGTCCGTCGATGTCGACCCGGAGGCCGATCGTCGGGCCCTCCCCCCGTTCGATCACGGCGACTGCGCCGGTGAACCCACCCTGCAGCGTCTCCAGGATCTCGGGATCCGCGCCCGCAGAAAGCGCCCGGTCGTACCACTCGGCCAGCTCCGCCTCGTCGGGGACGTT
Coding sequences within:
- a CDS encoding amidohydrolase; translated protein: MASTPKTDDLIAFRRDLHERPEPAWREFYTTARIVEALRERDVDEIHYGRDVHRAEARMNVPDEAELAEWYDRALSAGADPEILETLQGGFTGAVAVIERGEGPTIGLRVDIDGLPIAESGEAGHVPADEGFRSKHDGYMHACGHDAHATFGLGVIDEILASDFSGTLKVFFQPGEELIVGGKPMAESGHLDDVDYLLAVHIGLDHPTGEVIAGIDGFLAVRHFFAEFSGEPSHAGGHPEQGKNTVQALATAVQNLYAIPRHADGATRVNAGIVGGGTATNIIPEESFIEGEVRGETTDLADYAYEKAERVLESAATMHECEVDVETRGEAPSAESDQELVDVVAEIARDVSGVTNLLERDELGGSEDATYLMQRVQDNGGYATYVGVGTDHPGGHHTSRFDVDEESIQIGIDVLAGSVLELSKRGI